The segment TTCCTTATCCAGTGGAGGTCGAGGTTGGTGGCGCAACCGTCTTTGTATTGCCGGTGGAGCATTTTCACCAATTTTAATAATTGAAAAGTAGCTCAGGGGCTACTTTTTTAGAAGCCTGTTTTCAAAAAAGTATGGGCCAAAGGAAAGGGACGTTCAGCATTGAAAATATCAACCGATCTCAGAACAAGTGTAGATAAAGGAAGAGTGGATTCAAGAGGCGGCAACACCTCTAACATTGCCTTTGGTGGGGTCATGCAAAAGCACTCCAATAAATTGCATTCCGAGCAACTTCAACGGTTAATGAAGGATATTGAAATGGTAGGGGACCGTTTGGGTAATTCACGTTCTTTTCAGGACTTGGCAAAATATAAGACGCTAGTAAAGCGTTTTATGGAAGAAGCGGTTGAATTTGGGATGGAGTTGAACCAGTCCCACCATTGGACACATGATGGACAGTCCAGACATCTTCATGTGGTGAAGCAGGTTGATGAAGCGCTGATCGATTTAACCGACAAGGTAATGAATCAAGAGGAACCAAGAATAAACATATTGAGCAGTATTGGTGAGATAAAAGGACTGCTCATCAATTTATATATGTAAGTTAGTGAGTGATGATGGTGATTAAAAGTTGGTCTGATCTACAAAGCCAGCCTACTGTTGCAAGGATTGTTACAAATAGTTTAGAGCGGAACAGGATTGCTCATGCTTATTTGTTGGACGGAATGAAGGGCACAGGAAAGAAAGAGGTCAGCTACCTTTTTGCAAAAAGTCTGTTATGCAAGGACCGAAAAGGGGTCAATCCTTGTCAGGCCTGTTCTAATTGTAAGCGGATAGATTCTCGCAACCACCCGGATGTACATGTACTTGAGCCGGATGGGAATTCTATAAAAAAGCAACAGATTCAATTTTTGCAAGAGGAATTCACTAAAACAGGCTTGGAGTCTAAGAGAAAGATATATATTATCGAGCATGCAGATAAAATGACCACAAATGCTGCCAACAGTCTGCTGAAGTTTCTTGAGGAACCGAACCAGGAAACGTTCGCATTCCTGCTGACAGAAAACGTCAATCAGATGCTGAACACCATCATTTCAAGGTGCCAACCCCTTTCGTTTCGGGCTTTAACGTCAGAAGGCCTAGTAGATAAGCTGATGGCAGAAGATATTCCGCTTCCATTGGCAAAGTCTGCTGCGTCCCTGACAAACAGTTTAGAGGAAGCAGTAGAATTATGTCGAGATGATTGGTTTGCGCTTGCTAGAAATTTAGTGATAAAATTGTATGAAGCGATATTTAATCGTCCTCAAGCATCATTGTTATTTATACAAGAAAAATGGATGCCCCATTTTTCCGATAGAAAACAACTCGAGATAGGTTTAGATTTAATGCTATTCATTTATAAAGATATGCTCTATGCTCAGTTATCCAAAGAGGAGCAGATGGTGTTTGTCGATGAAAAGGAATTTATCCAAAAGTTGGCTCTCCAGACGACTCAACAACGAGTGACCGAGCATTTATCCTATATATTACAAAGCAAGTCTCGGTTAGCATCGAATGTGAATCCGCACCTTCTCATG is part of the Sutcliffiella sp. FSL R7-0096 genome and harbors:
- a CDS encoding YaaR family protein, producing the protein MKISTDLRTSVDKGRVDSRGGNTSNIAFGGVMQKHSNKLHSEQLQRLMKDIEMVGDRLGNSRSFQDLAKYKTLVKRFMEEAVEFGMELNQSHHWTHDGQSRHLHVVKQVDEALIDLTDKVMNQEEPRINILSSIGEIKGLLINLYM
- the holB gene encoding DNA polymerase III subunit delta'; amino-acid sequence: MIKSWSDLQSQPTVARIVTNSLERNRIAHAYLLDGMKGTGKKEVSYLFAKSLLCKDRKGVNPCQACSNCKRIDSRNHPDVHVLEPDGNSIKKQQIQFLQEEFTKTGLESKRKIYIIEHADKMTTNAANSLLKFLEEPNQETFAFLLTENVNQMLNTIISRCQPLSFRALTSEGLVDKLMAEDIPLPLAKSAASLTNSLEEAVELCRDDWFALARNLVIKLYEAIFNRPQASLLFIQEKWMPHFSDRKQLEIGLDLMLFIYKDMLYAQLSKEEQMVFVDEKEFIQKLALQTTQQRVTEHLSYILQSKSRLASNVNPHLLMEQLALNLQEGY